The DNA region TCTGGGTCTTCACCTCCTCATGTATAGAAACAACGTGTGTTGCTTCCAACATTGTCATCTCTCCCCTGAGCCCGGCTCATGAGAGAGTGTGTGACCGAATGCCTTTGGGGAGGGTGGGTAACCCTGCTGTAGGAAGTACTGTAGGTCAACCTTTGTAAAACGTGAAGAGAATCTGTGCAGAACCTAAATCTGACACCCTGGCGCTGGAAGTAACCTCTGCCCTTTGTCATCGCAGGAAGATATGGCTGCACACGTCGGTGCTTCCCGGACTCCCCAAGAGGTGATGGAGCATTACGTGAGCATGTACATCCACGGGAACCTGGGGAAGGCCTGCATCCCTGACACCATCCCCAACCGTGTGACAGACCACACCTGTCCCAGCGGAGGCCCCCTCTCACCCAGCCTCACCACCCCGCTGCCCCCACTGGACATCTCCGTGGCggagcagcagcagctgggcTACATGCCGCTGCGGGACGACTACGAGATCGAGTACGACCAGGATGCCGAGACGCTCATTAGCGGGCTCTCTGTTAACTATGACGACGACGACGTGGAGATCGAGCTGAAGCGCGCCCACGTGGACATGTACGTGCGGAAGCTGAAAGAGAGACAGCGGCGGAAGAACATCGCCCGAGACTACAATCTAGTGCCAGCCTTCCTGGGGAAGgacaagaaggagaaggagaaggcgCTGAAGCGCAAGATCACcaaggaggagaaggagctgCGCCTGAAGCTGAGGCCGCTGTACCAGTTCATGTCATGCAAGGAGTTTGATGACCTTTTTGAAAACATGCACAAAGAAAAAATGCTCCGGGCCAAGATCCGAGAACTGCAGCGGTACCGGCGAAACGGGATCACCAAGATGGAAGAGTCGGCAGAGTACGAGGCAGCGCGGCATAAAcgggagaagaggaaggagaacaaAAACCTAGCGGGCTCCAAACGGGGAAAGGAGGACGGCAAAGACGGCGAGTTCGCCGCCATTGAGAACCTTCCGGGCTTCGAGCTCCTGTCGGATCGCGAGAAGGTGCTCTGCAGCTCCTTAAACTTGAGTCCAGCCCGCTACGTGACTGTGAAGACTATTATAATTAAAGACCACCTCCAGAAGCGGCAAGGAATCCCCTCGAAAAGCCGCCTTCCTAGCTACCTGGACAAAGTCctaaagaaaaggattttgaaTTTCCTCACAGAAAGCGGCTGGATCTCCAGGGACGCGTCTTGAAGCTGGGACGCTGTGAAAGCCAGAGTGATGCTCAGACGGCGCACCAGCCACAATGACTTGGTGGAGGGGAGCCGCTTCCCCGTTGTTgctcttttttaaacaaatggagttcctttttttttttaagacaaattcTTTTCATGGTCCTCTGAAAGAAGCAATAGTAACAATCTTATcttggatcatgggggaggcAAATGTGTCTATTTTAACTTAGTTCTGCAAGTCGTACACTGAGATGATGCTCTGCCTTTACCTGTTCAGTTCGGAGCTCATTGTGAGATTGGATAATTTCCTTTTGACTGTTCTTCCCTTTGGTACAAAAGCTATTGTGGGTGACAGGAGCAGTGTTTTCCTGCGGGACTGACAAGCCACCAGCTATTTCCTGGTGATGCAAGCTCTTCTCAGGCGGGGCTGCCTGCAGGCTCCCCTTTTCTGAGCCCACGCTGCCCACAGCTGACCCCAGCGCAGCCCCGGGCACGCGGCACTTTACATGGGGGCAGCTTGGGCCCAGACTCCTCCGCCTTGTAGCAGATGAGGAAAATCAGGCCAGAGGACAATAGGCTGGCATTTTGTTGGGAACTGAAGAGGAGTCTGTTGAACACAGCAACCAGATGACCTTCCATTTCACCGGCGGCAGCAGTTTCAGCCTGCAGTTCCCAAACCCCAAAGCTGACCCTGTGCCTCATTTGAATACGGCCAGAGCCTGCTGGTTCACTTTGGGTAGAGCCGTGCCCCTTGGGCAGGCTCCCATAGTGGCCACGTCCCCACGAATGGGAAAGCACGTTAGTGGGAGGGACGTAGGACACGTGTGGACCGCCAGGCCCTCTCAACCCATTTCCTGGGGCTGCTCGGTGCTGCTGTTAGATGTGCAGTGCATTTCACTTGGAAGAACCCATTGTATAAAGTTCAAGGCTAAGAGTTCTGAATTCTGGCGCCAGCTTCCTCAGGATTTTCTTCAGTTGCAAGTACCTTTCCACTGAAAATGTGAGCATGCCCGCCTGGCTAGGCATCTTTAAGAGTGTCGCCAGGCCCGTGACAGCTGAGGCCTCAGACTAGCCAGGCGAGAGCCGTCTGACTGGTTGGTTGGCGGTGGTTCTGGCTGAGCACGAGGGAGCCCGGGTGGTGTCCCTGAGCCTCGAGCTGCTCCCTGTTCACTGTCTTCAGTCAGACTCAGAAATGGCTTCTTCACAGCCCTGCCTACAAGTTTTTCTCTGGGGCCCTCTTTCAAGGATGTCCACGGTACCTTCCTCCTGAAACTTGAGGAAGTCTTTTGTCTTCCAGCTGCTCAGGGTTCTCCGGTCCAAGACCCTGCTTTAAAAAGAGTCGGTGGAGTGCCCAGACTCCAGCGCTCCATTCTTCAAGGAGGTTGACTTGCCTCTCGGGCCCCATAGGTACCAAGAGACTGTTTACCTCCCAGAATGTTTGGGCTTGAAGTTACATTAAAGTGAAgttatttgaaagaaagaaaacctcatcATTTCTAAGGATGACTTAATTACtgtgccttttcctttctttttacacATCCTTCTGTCCCTTAGGGTAAAATTTTCagcattaaataaaacatttcaaatatattgtATATGGCTTTAGTTGTAAACTATACTGCATGCTGACAGAGAAGTGCTCTTTTAGCTAAGCCCAGAACTTCTCCTTTGACAATAAAGTACTGAGCAGTGGTATCATGAGGGCCAGCTCCACATTGTCCCCTGCAGAATAAATGCGGATGACAGAAAGCTGATGCTGTCTACCACTGAACAGTGATGCAGATGGTGCTAAGTTTTTACAGTTGTCTTAGCCCCAGTGGTCCTCAAAGTGGAGTTCCTGGCCCAGCAGCAGCATCCCCTAGGAACCTGTTAGAATGCAGATGCACAGGCCCCACCTGGCCTCCTGCATCAAAGTGGTGTGCGGCGGGGTGCAGCAAGCTGTTttcacaagccctccaggtgactgGATGGAAGCTTGCTTGAGAACCATGGGTTTTAGCTAGTCTGGTGTCTCCCTGATTTTCTACAACACCGGGATCCTAGTTTGGTGAGGTTTaaaatttaatcttatttttatataaaatgattgCCAGACTTATTATATTAAGCTTGAAGAAGCAGAAGATCCCTGTTAATGTGTATGGCCCAGGCCAAGAGCTGTCAAATGAAAAACTCTGTGCTTAAGCAGGTTTTTAGTATGTGTATCTTTTTGATGGTATGAAGAATTTATTTAGGCTTGACTGTTTTAAAACACCATAATGAATGTATAATTAATTTATGTTAAAGTAATAACCCTTTGTCACAAGGGAATGGTAATGTTGTGATTGGCTGCCTCTTAGCCCATCGACTATTCCCATCATGGTAGTCCTTACCTCTGTCTGCAGCTCAGAGCctccacatttttattatttaattctcatggTAAATGAGCCACCATAATCCCATGGAATTAGGTCTTGTTaaaatctaggccaggcacggtggctcacacctgtaatcccagcactttgggaggccaagatgggctgatcacagggtgaagagatcaagaccatcctggccaacatggtgaaatcctgtctactaaaaatgcaaaaattagctgcgtgtggtggtgcacgcctgtagtccaagctacttgggaggctgaggtaggagaatcgcttgaacccaggaggcagaggttgcagtgagctgagattgcaccactacactccagcctggtgacagagtgagactccgtctcaaaaaaaaaaaaaaatttaagcaaacTATCTGAGTCAAAAAAGTTGGATAACTcatctattttaaataatgctgtCTAAATGGCCAACATCCCAAGAATGTATTAAAATCAGCAACCCTGCCTACCGTTTTGATGACCTTTTTCCATATTAAACACGTTGAGAACAAAAGAGTGTCACGGCTTGCTTCTTACCTCTGGTTCTGAAGTCAGATGTCTTCTCTGAGCCACGCAGAGCTAGGGGTGAGCCACAGTTCAAACACAGATACAGACTGTCACATGACATACTTCAAAGTTTGCTACTTTGTATCAAACCAGTTTTTCCTCCAGAAGATTAAagttgctttgtcttttttttttttttgagaccgagtgtcttgcttgttgctcaggctggagttcaatggcacaatcttggctcactgcaacctctgcctcctggattcaagcgattctccttgcctcagcctcccaagtagctgggattaacaggcacccaccaccacgcccagctaattttttgtatttttagtagagacggtttttcaccatgttggccaggctggtcttaaactcctgacctcaggtgattcacccacctcggcctcccaatgtgctgggattacaggcgtgagccactgcacctgacctaaaATTGCTTTCTCTTAAGCAGAAACTCTTCCGTGCCAGTTGTTCTCCTCCCTCAAAGCAGCAGTACAGCCAGAGAAAGCCAAATGGGTCTGAGTCTTTCAGGAATCCAGACCGACTTGCAGATGCCTCTGAGACTTCCAATTCTGGTTTTGATTGTCCACACATACACTTGACTCATGCTGCAGTTATGCTAAATCCAGTAACTACTAGAATGTAGCTGAACAAATCTAATTTctactgtaaatatatacataaaagacattttccgccgggcgcggtggctcaagcctgtaatcccagcactttgggaggctgagacgggcggatcacgaggtcaggagatcgagaccatcctggctaacatggtgaaaccccgtctctactaaaaatacaaaaactagccgggcgaggtggcgggcgcctgtagtcccagctactccggaggctgaggcaggagaatggcataaacccgggaggcagagcttgcagtgagctgagatccggccactgcactccagtccgggcgacagagcgagactccgcctcaaaaaaaaagaaaaaaaaaaaagacattttcctattacaggttgagtatccctgaATCTGAAATGCTGCAAAATCGGAAACTTTCTGAGTGCCTACGTGACACTCAAAGGAGATGCTCATTTCGAGCATTTTGGATTTCGGGATTGGGGACACTTAACTAGCAAGTATCATGCAAGTAGTCAAGCAGAGAATCTCGTTTCAGTCAATGAGGGGCCACATATTACAACAGTGTTCTCACTGTACCTTTAGTATGTTATGTTCAGATATACAGATTCCGTTGTGTTAACAGATGCCTACAGTATCAGTACAGTAACTGCTTTCCAAtttaggagcaataggctacaccatatagcctaggtgtggaGTAGG from Piliocolobus tephrosceles isolate RC106 chromosome 3, ASM277652v3, whole genome shotgun sequence includes:
- the TADA2B gene encoding transcriptional adapter 2-beta, translated to MAAHVGASRTPQEVMEHYVSMYIHGNLGKACIPDTIPNRVTDHTCPSGGPLSPSLTTPLPPLDISVAEQQQLGYMPLRDDYEIEYDQDAETLISGLSVNYDDDDVEIELKRAHVDMYVRKLKERQRRKNIARDYNLVPAFLGKDKKEKEKALKRKITKEEKELRLKLRPLYQFMSCKEFDDLFENMHKEKMLRAKIRELQRYRRNGITKMEESAEYEAARHKREKRKENKNLAGSKRGKEDGKDGEFAAIENLPGFELLSDREKVLCSSLNLSPARYVTVKTIIIKDHLQKRQGIPSKSRLPSYLDKVLKKRILNFLTESGWISRDAS